A genomic segment from Chitinophaga niabensis encodes:
- a CDS encoding ABC transporter permease: MRQFIVFVRKEFYHIFRDKRTLLILFGMPVILIVLFGFAITNEIHHVQIGVLDNARDTYSQQMIRKMTSSGYFTVKQHLRSADEIEAAFHKGDIKLVVVIPDHFGDKFYHQKKAPVQLLADASDPNTATTVINYATVIIGQYQQELTGRIELPLTINTEVRMEYNPSLKGVFLFVPGVMTLILMLVSAMMTSITITREKELGTMEILLVSPLRPMLIIAGKVVPYIALSFIIACIILGMGFFIFGMPIKGNLLLLLGECGLFGLTALSLGILISSITNSQQTAMMISMMALLLPTILLSGFVFPIESMPGPLQIISNIIPAKWFIIILKDVMLKGAGLRQILLPTAILGGMTLFFLVLSVRNFKTRLS, translated from the coding sequence ATGCGCCAGTTCATCGTATTTGTACGAAAAGAGTTCTACCATATTTTCCGCGACAAGCGCACGCTGCTGATCCTCTTTGGCATGCCCGTTATATTGATCGTGCTGTTTGGCTTTGCTATCACCAATGAGATCCATCATGTGCAGATAGGCGTGCTGGATAATGCACGCGATACCTACAGCCAGCAGATGATCCGGAAGATGACTTCCTCCGGTTATTTTACGGTTAAGCAGCATCTGCGGTCCGCAGACGAGATAGAGGCCGCTTTTCATAAAGGAGATATTAAACTGGTGGTAGTGATCCCGGACCATTTTGGCGATAAGTTCTATCACCAGAAAAAAGCACCGGTGCAATTACTGGCCGATGCCTCTGATCCCAATACCGCCACCACCGTTATCAATTATGCCACTGTTATAATCGGGCAATACCAGCAGGAGCTAACAGGCAGGATTGAATTACCGCTGACCATTAATACGGAAGTACGGATGGAATATAATCCTTCCCTTAAAGGTGTGTTCCTCTTTGTTCCCGGTGTAATGACGCTCATCCTCATGCTGGTGTCTGCTATGATGACCTCCATTACCATTACAAGGGAAAAGGAATTAGGTACCATGGAAATACTCCTGGTTTCGCCCTTGCGGCCTATGCTCATTATTGCAGGGAAGGTAGTGCCTTACATCGCACTATCCTTTATAATAGCATGCATTATTTTAGGGATGGGCTTCTTTATCTTTGGCATGCCCATTAAAGGAAACCTGTTGTTGTTACTGGGAGAATGCGGCCTGTTCGGGCTTACAGCGCTTTCGCTGGGCATCCTTATTTCCAGCATCACCAATTCACAGCAAACGGCTATGATGATTTCCATGATGGCGCTGTTATTGCCAACCATCCTCTTATCCGGGTTTGTATTCCCGATTGAAAGCATGCCCGGGCCATTACAGATCATTTCAAACATCATTCCTGCCAAATGGTTCATCATCATCCTCAAAGATGTGATGCTCAAGGGGGCAGGGCTAAGGCAAATATTATTACCTACGGCGATCCTCGGCGGAATGACCTTATTCTTCCTTGTATTAAGTGTCCGGAACTTTAAAACCAGGTTAAGCTGA
- a CDS encoding aminotransferase-like domain-containing protein codes for MEHLYMQVAERIQTMIEKEVIRIGDKLPSVRSLSKEQGISMSTVFQAYYHLESKGFIEPRPKSGYYVKFSPRRMPEMPKICRPVKKATEVNVSDMITEVFYHLSDDDVLRFSLAAPPEELLPAAKLGKSMIQAMRDLPAGGVNYENLQGNVNLRRQIARMSLQWNGNITEDDIVTTTGCMDALTLCLSATTQPGDVIALESPAYCGTFQLAESLGLKVLEIPTNPVCGVDLEYLDKAIPKFKIKACVFVTNFNNPLGAVMPDKNKRELVKLMNKYDIPLIEDDIYADLYFGKLRPSSCKQYDRNGNVLLCNSFSKSLAPGYRVGWTMPGKYKDKVLRLKLNHSVSSATLPQAAIAHFLENGRYEHHLRNLRKQIHTQCLRYQQAIADYFPEDTCVTRPQGGYVLWLELNQSINTFEMYELAMKRKVSFAPGRIFSLQDRYNNCLRISHARPWSKQVEDGLKTIGKLAQQMMM; via the coding sequence ATGGAACATTTATATATGCAGGTTGCTGAACGCATTCAGACGATGATTGAAAAAGAAGTGATCAGGATAGGCGACAAACTGCCTTCCGTACGTTCGCTGAGCAAAGAACAGGGCATCAGTATGAGCACGGTGTTCCAGGCATATTATCACCTGGAAAGCAAAGGATTCATAGAACCCAGGCCTAAATCCGGCTATTACGTGAAGTTTTCCCCGCGCCGCATGCCGGAAATGCCCAAGATCTGCCGGCCTGTTAAAAAAGCTACGGAAGTGAATGTGAGTGATATGATCACCGAAGTGTTCTACCACCTTTCCGATGATGATGTACTGCGCTTTTCCCTGGCCGCACCTCCTGAAGAACTGCTGCCTGCTGCCAAACTCGGCAAATCCATGATCCAGGCCATGCGGGACCTGCCTGCCGGCGGCGTGAACTACGAGAACCTGCAGGGAAATGTGAACCTCAGGCGCCAAATTGCCCGCATGAGCCTGCAATGGAACGGGAATATCACTGAAGATGATATAGTGACCACAACGGGCTGTATGGACGCTTTAACGCTCTGCCTCTCCGCTACCACACAACCCGGCGATGTAATTGCCCTGGAAAGCCCTGCTTACTGCGGCACCTTTCAGCTGGCAGAAAGCCTGGGCCTGAAAGTACTGGAAATACCCACCAACCCGGTTTGCGGCGTAGACCTTGAATATCTTGATAAAGCCATCCCCAAGTTTAAGATCAAAGCCTGCGTATTTGTCACCAACTTCAACAATCCCTTAGGTGCTGTAATGCCCGATAAGAACAAACGGGAACTGGTGAAGCTCATGAACAAATACGATATCCCGCTGATAGAAGACGATATCTATGCAGACCTCTACTTCGGCAAGCTCAGGCCTTCCAGCTGCAAGCAATACGACCGTAACGGGAATGTACTGCTCTGCAATTCCTTCTCCAAATCCCTGGCACCGGGCTACCGTGTTGGCTGGACCATGCCGGGGAAATACAAGGATAAAGTTCTACGCCTCAAGCTCAACCACTCCGTATCCAGTGCCACACTGCCACAGGCAGCTATTGCACATTTCCTGGAGAACGGCCGGTACGAGCACCACCTGCGCAACCTCCGCAAGCAGATCCATACCCAATGCCTGCGTTACCAGCAGGCCATTGCAGATTATTTTCCGGAAGACACCTGCGTTACACGCCCGCAGGGAGGCTATGTACTCTGGCTGGAACTAAACCAGTCCATCAACACTTTTGAAATGTATGAGCTGGCCATGAAACGCAAAGTGAGTTTTGCACCCGGCAGGATCTTTTCACTACAAGACCGTTACAACAACTGCCTGCGCATCAGCCATGCCAGGCCCTGGAGCAAACAGGTGGAAGACGGTTTAAAGACCATCGGGAAACTGGCGCAGCAGATGATGATGTAA
- a CDS encoding ABC transporter ATP-binding protein yields MSNYAIVTKDLTKRFGDFIATNAITFEVAKGEIFGFLGANGAGKTTAMRMLCGLLKPSSGEAKVAGFDVYTQTEKVKQSIGYMSQKFSLYEDLTVKENIRFYGGIYGLGNQQIKDKTHALLQQLNLEKEAGHLVSSLPLGWKQKLSFSIAVLHDPSIVFLDEPTGGVDPITRRQFWDLIYEAADRGVTIFVTTHYMDEAEYCNRISIMVDGKIKALDTPQKLKAQFNAASMNDVFLQLARAKS; encoded by the coding sequence ATGAGTAACTATGCGATCGTAACCAAAGACCTCACCAAACGTTTTGGCGATTTCATTGCCACCAATGCCATCACGTTTGAAGTGGCAAAGGGAGAAATATTCGGGTTCCTCGGCGCCAATGGCGCCGGTAAAACCACTGCCATGCGCATGCTCTGCGGATTGCTCAAGCCCAGCAGCGGAGAAGCGAAAGTAGCTGGCTTTGACGTGTACACGCAAACGGAGAAGGTGAAACAAAGCATTGGTTATATGAGCCAGAAGTTCTCTTTGTACGAGGATTTAACCGTGAAAGAAAATATCCGTTTCTATGGCGGTATTTACGGCCTGGGCAATCAGCAGATCAAAGACAAAACACATGCACTGCTGCAACAACTGAACCTGGAAAAGGAAGCCGGTCATTTGGTGAGTTCGCTGCCCTTAGGCTGGAAGCAAAAGCTCTCCTTTTCCATTGCTGTGCTGCACGATCCTTCCATCGTGTTCCTGGATGAACCCACGGGTGGGGTAGACCCCATTACCCGCCGCCAGTTCTGGGACCTGATCTACGAAGCGGCGGACAGGGGCGTGACCATCTTTGTGACCACCCACTATATGGACGAAGCGGAATATTGCAACCGCATTTCCATTATGGTGGATGGAAAGATCAAAGCGCTGGATACGCCGCAAAAGCTGAAAGCGCAATTCAATGCTGCTTCCATGAATGATGTATTCCTGCAATTAGCCAGGGCCAAATCTTAA
- a CDS encoding ABC transporter permease, which yields MRTIFFILQKEFLQIFRNRAMLPIIFVVPVVQLLVLSFAANYEIKNLSVDIVDQDNSSWSRQLRDKLLSSGYFSLNKQTFNPKEAYEDLEANKADLILTIPRHFERDLVREDEVKVQMLVNAINGSKAGLANGYAVSIISSFNRQIRLDWLAMDEDNAPEHIDVSSRYWYNPDMNYKFFMVPGILVVLVTLIGAFLSGMNIVKEKEMGTIEQLNVTPIRKHHFIIGKLLPFWIIALFELSFGLIVGKLVFNIPIVGSIGYVFLFAAIYLVVMLGMGLLVSTFTETQQQSMFITWFFMIIFILMSGLFTPVESMPGWAQKLTLINPIAYFIKVIRMVMLKGSGWADIRYYLGMMLVFAVVINSIAVWNYRKTV from the coding sequence ATGCGCACGATATTCTTTATACTACAGAAGGAGTTCCTTCAGATCTTCCGCAACCGTGCCATGTTGCCGATCATCTTTGTGGTACCGGTGGTACAGTTACTGGTGCTTTCCTTTGCGGCGAATTACGAGATAAAAAATCTATCCGTTGATATCGTAGACCAGGATAACTCCAGCTGGAGCCGCCAGTTGAGGGATAAGCTACTGTCTTCAGGTTACTTCTCCCTCAATAAACAAACCTTCAATCCAAAAGAAGCATACGAAGACCTTGAAGCTAATAAGGCAGACCTGATCCTCACGATCCCCCGGCATTTTGAGCGGGACCTTGTGCGGGAAGATGAAGTGAAAGTGCAAATGCTGGTAAATGCCATCAATGGCAGCAAAGCGGGGCTGGCAAACGGTTATGCGGTCAGTATCATCAGCAGCTTCAACCGGCAGATCAGGCTGGACTGGCTGGCGATGGATGAAGACAATGCCCCGGAGCATATAGACGTATCTTCCCGCTACTGGTATAACCCCGATATGAATTACAAGTTCTTTATGGTACCGGGCATATTGGTAGTACTGGTAACATTGATCGGCGCATTTTTGTCCGGGATGAACATTGTGAAGGAAAAAGAAATGGGCACTATAGAGCAGCTGAATGTAACGCCTATCCGCAAACATCATTTCATCATCGGCAAACTGCTGCCGTTCTGGATCATTGCTTTGTTTGAACTCAGCTTTGGCCTGATAGTGGGCAAGCTGGTGTTCAACATTCCTATCGTAGGAAGCATCGGGTATGTGTTCCTGTTTGCAGCTATTTACCTGGTGGTGATGCTGGGAATGGGGCTGCTTGTGTCCACCTTTACGGAAACGCAACAGCAATCCATGTTCATCACCTGGTTCTTTATGATCATTTTCATTCTCATGAGTGGATTGTTCACGCCGGTAGAAAGTATGCCGGGCTGGGCACAAAAGCTCACGCTGATCAACCCCATAGCTTATTTTATAAAAGTGATACGGATGGTAATGCTGAAAGGCAGTGGCTGGGCAGACATCCGGTATTACCTTGGAATGATGCTAGTGTTTGCGGTAGTGATCAACAGCATTGCTGTGTGGAATTACCGTAAAACAGTTTAG